The following proteins are co-located in the Pseudomonas sp. DY-1 genome:
- a CDS encoding glycosyltransferase, with protein MQKLEHKVIVTVPVYNEGPYVLETLKSLAAQTYPDFRALVADNASTDETERVCREFCETDPRFTYVRHESNLGATANFQYCFENTSSELFMWLGGHDMLHPEFLQEACGRMDADRSLSLVYSHTQWIDENNRVLAHTNGGNYVFDEPLLPHERHQRLLNSLDRCEAINQLLRREFVDLPFRPIVSADLVFLCHLAAHGPFARIERPLYIRREISKRTSTMMERITGKRVEPKYQELAAFFTESICLHRGVPAGDKPKLIADTLAWLNKRFSIFTPPEASEPVFVPAPTAQTPIPFFSVVMPVYNRERYVREAIESVLAQDDADFELVVVDDGSTDRSVAIIRSIQDPRIRLLHNDHGGGASARNKGLSAARGEFVVWIDSDDRQAKGALAALRRSIVENPGSDVFYGDLEIFDDNFPGQVHRTRYADYQGKSLLPMLVQANCLPNPGTAVRRSLYQQHGGYDTTFTRCHDYQIWTRLADTADFKKVDEILCHWRQHGESLSSAKSRAFEGKVVLDAFARYPVDRLFPDLADDQAGKAAACWRVSGILRQLGEHDSALRMAHKARALGQDDAVARAELDKLAGTQYEPLFSIILTTYNRPGLLRDALVSLGDQTLRDFEVILVNDHGDPVEPLLVEFDFPITYLYQGRNQGLSAARNAGLKLARGRYVSYLDDDDIYLPEHLAVLASAFEQQPQAVVYTGVEYINEQLEGGERIELSRTAPFAHAAYDKERLFVQNYIPVNTWAHPRDMLAEVGEFDTGLTAFEDWDMLLRLAARYPLVHVPQVTAEVHLRDAPNTGSDHMLGREQKNFGALYQEMYRRHSDLGSDAVRQARQEMLKRFGIQDSVGGRVRSASLQEWLHKRALSPTQHRLVNERLQQEGGPSVGVVILDMKGDSAAVALTLESLSPSRNAYHNVQPLLLTIGQSAVDGFPGRVIEASPDAWVVPLNQALQTADFDWVVLVNAGEELTPNGLLMACLELLTAPDCRAVYCDQMYRQSNGDLGAAFRPAFNLDYLLSFPAGMAHHWLFRRDVLLEAGGFDAGLPRAVELEMILRLIGSGGLAGLGHIAEPLLITDAPAVLDVEDERAAILRHLQERGYEQPRIESSQPGHYCVHYGHSQQPMVSLLVLAGSHLARLQRCVESLLETTRYPHYELLLIESDPSAGEVRDWLTALEQMGEARLRTVWPAAAQLGVAAALNLAAGQAKGDYLLMLSPDAAVIDEQWLDELVNHAQRPEVGVVGGKLLAADGTIRHAGLILGLEGPVGRPFVGESLNAPGYLQRLQVDQDYSAVSRECLMIGRELYDALGGVADDLPERYVDADICLRARQAGYLTVWAANAKLLFEADEAPIASQDEQDALYARWLPLLARDPAYNPNLSLAMPGGFKLADTALSWRPLSSWKPLPTVLAHPADQFGCGHYRVMQPFAALQQSGKVDGALSMGLMHVTDLERYAPDSIILQRQIGDERLEAMRRMKAFSSAFKVYELDDYLLNLPLKSAHRQHMPKDILKSLKRGLGFVDRFVVSTECLAEAFAGMHEDIRVVHNRLPTGWWQGLQGQRRASSRPRVGWAGGSSHTGDLELIEDVVKELANEVEWVFFGMCPESIRPYVHEFHPGVAIDQYPAALARLNLDLALAPVELNLFNECKSNLRLLEYGACGFPVICSDIRCYQGDLPVTRVKNRFKDWVDAIRMHLSDLDATARMGDELQALVRRDWMLEGGNLELWLKAWTPD; from the coding sequence ATGCAAAAGCTGGAACATAAAGTCATCGTCACGGTTCCCGTCTACAACGAAGGACCCTATGTGCTGGAGACTCTGAAGTCTCTGGCCGCCCAGACCTATCCGGACTTCAGGGCGCTGGTGGCCGACAACGCTTCGACCGACGAAACCGAGCGAGTCTGCCGGGAGTTTTGCGAGACGGATCCGCGCTTCACCTATGTTCGCCACGAAAGCAATCTGGGGGCCACCGCCAACTTCCAGTATTGCTTCGAGAACACCTCTTCCGAGCTGTTCATGTGGCTCGGCGGGCACGACATGTTGCATCCCGAGTTCCTCCAGGAAGCCTGCGGGCGGATGGATGCCGATCGCAGCCTGAGCCTGGTGTACAGCCACACCCAGTGGATCGATGAGAACAACCGGGTACTGGCGCACACGAATGGCGGCAACTATGTGTTCGATGAGCCGCTTTTGCCCCATGAGCGCCACCAGCGACTGCTGAATTCGCTCGACCGGTGCGAGGCGATCAACCAGCTGCTGCGGCGAGAATTCGTCGACCTGCCGTTCAGGCCCATTGTCAGTGCGGACCTGGTGTTCCTCTGTCACCTGGCAGCCCATGGCCCCTTCGCTCGCATCGAGCGGCCGCTCTACATACGCCGGGAAATCAGCAAGCGCACCTCGACCATGATGGAGCGCATCACCGGCAAGCGCGTGGAACCGAAATACCAGGAGTTGGCAGCATTCTTCACCGAAAGCATCTGTTTGCATCGGGGCGTCCCGGCGGGCGACAAGCCAAAGCTGATCGCCGACACCCTGGCCTGGCTCAACAAGCGTTTCTCGATCTTCACGCCGCCCGAAGCCTCCGAACCGGTATTTGTGCCGGCGCCGACCGCTCAGACGCCGATACCTTTCTTCAGCGTCGTCATGCCGGTCTACAACCGCGAACGCTACGTGCGAGAGGCCATCGAGTCGGTGCTCGCCCAGGACGATGCCGACTTCGAACTGGTGGTGGTGGACGATGGGTCTACCGACCGTTCAGTGGCGATCATCCGCTCCATCCAGGACCCGCGCATCCGCCTGCTCCACAACGACCATGGTGGCGGCGCTTCGGCGCGTAACAAGGGCCTGTCCGCTGCGCGCGGGGAATTCGTGGTATGGATCGACAGTGACGACCGTCAAGCCAAGGGTGCTTTGGCGGCGCTGCGTCGGAGCATCGTCGAGAACCCCGGATCGGACGTGTTCTATGGCGACCTGGAGATATTCGACGATAACTTCCCCGGCCAGGTGCACCGCACTCGCTATGCCGACTACCAGGGCAAGTCGCTGTTGCCGATGCTGGTCCAGGCCAACTGCCTGCCCAACCCCGGCACCGCGGTGCGTCGTTCGCTGTACCAGCAGCATGGTGGCTACGACACGACATTCACTCGCTGCCACGATTACCAGATCTGGACCCGCCTGGCCGACACGGCTGATTTCAAGAAAGTCGATGAGATCCTCTGCCATTGGAGGCAGCACGGCGAAAGCCTCTCCAGTGCGAAGAGCCGAGCATTCGAAGGCAAGGTCGTGCTGGACGCCTTCGCCCGTTACCCCGTCGATCGGTTGTTCCCCGACCTCGCCGATGACCAGGCAGGGAAGGCGGCCGCTTGTTGGCGCGTGTCGGGCATTCTGCGTCAGCTCGGCGAACACGATTCTGCCCTGCGCATGGCCCACAAGGCACGAGCTCTTGGCCAGGACGACGCCGTGGCCCGGGCCGAGCTGGATAAGCTGGCCGGCACGCAATACGAGCCGCTGTTCTCCATCATCCTGACCACCTACAACCGCCCCGGTCTCCTGCGGGACGCCCTGGTCAGCCTGGGTGATCAGACCCTGCGCGACTTCGAAGTGATCCTGGTGAACGACCACGGCGATCCGGTCGAGCCATTGCTGGTGGAGTTCGACTTCCCCATCACCTACCTCTATCAGGGGCGCAACCAGGGGCTGTCCGCTGCCCGAAACGCCGGTCTGAAGCTGGCCCGTGGACGTTACGTCAGCTATCTGGATGACGACGACATCTACCTGCCCGAGCACCTAGCAGTGCTGGCGAGCGCTTTCGAGCAGCAGCCGCAGGCCGTGGTCTACACCGGCGTGGAATACATCAATGAGCAGCTGGAAGGCGGCGAGCGTATCGAGTTGAGCCGAACTGCGCCGTTCGCCCATGCGGCGTATGACAAGGAGCGCCTGTTCGTCCAGAACTACATCCCTGTGAATACCTGGGCGCACCCTCGCGACATGCTGGCCGAGGTCGGCGAGTTCGATACCGGCCTGACTGCGTTCGAGGACTGGGACATGCTGCTGCGGCTGGCTGCCCGGTATCCCCTGGTCCACGTACCCCAGGTGACCGCCGAGGTGCACTTGCGGGACGCCCCGAATACCGGTTCGGACCACATGCTCGGTCGCGAGCAGAAGAACTTCGGCGCCCTCTACCAGGAGATGTATCGCCGACATTCCGACCTGGGCAGCGACGCTGTGCGCCAGGCGCGCCAGGAAATGCTCAAGCGCTTCGGCATCCAGGACTCGGTCGGAGGGCGCGTGCGCAGCGCCAGTTTGCAGGAATGGCTGCACAAGCGTGCGCTCTCGCCGACCCAGCATCGCCTGGTGAACGAGCGCCTGCAACAGGAAGGTGGGCCGAGCGTCGGCGTCGTGATTCTGGACATGAAAGGGGATAGCGCCGCCGTGGCGCTGACGCTGGAGTCGCTGAGCCCATCCCGCAATGCCTACCACAACGTCCAGCCGCTGCTCCTCACGATTGGACAATCGGCCGTGGACGGCTTCCCCGGTCGGGTCATCGAGGCATCCCCGGATGCGTGGGTAGTGCCGCTCAACCAGGCGCTGCAGACAGCTGATTTTGACTGGGTCGTGCTGGTCAATGCCGGCGAGGAGCTCACACCCAACGGCCTGCTGATGGCTTGCCTGGAATTGCTCACGGCGCCTGACTGCAGGGCTGTGTATTGCGACCAGATGTACCGTCAGTCGAATGGTGATCTGGGCGCTGCATTCCGACCGGCGTTCAATCTCGACTATCTGCTCAGCTTCCCGGCCGGCATGGCCCATCACTGGCTGTTCCGCCGGGATGTGCTGCTTGAGGCTGGCGGGTTCGATGCGGGCCTTCCGCGTGCCGTGGAACTGGAAATGATCCTGCGATTGATCGGCTCTGGCGGGCTTGCCGGGCTCGGGCATATCGCCGAGCCGCTGTTGATCACCGATGCGCCGGCCGTGCTCGACGTCGAGGACGAGCGAGCGGCGATCCTGCGCCACCTGCAAGAGCGGGGTTACGAGCAACCCAGGATCGAATCGAGTCAGCCGGGCCATTACTGCGTCCACTACGGGCACTCGCAGCAGCCGATGGTTTCGTTGCTGGTCCTGGCCGGCAGCCATCTGGCGCGATTGCAGCGCTGTGTGGAGAGCCTGCTCGAAACGACACGCTATCCCCACTACGAACTGCTGCTGATCGAGAGCGATCCGTCGGCAGGTGAGGTCAGGGATTGGCTCACGGCTCTTGAGCAGATGGGCGAGGCTCGCCTGCGGACCGTGTGGCCCGCAGCGGCGCAGCTCGGCGTTGCAGCTGCGCTGAATCTGGCGGCTGGCCAGGCTAAGGGTGATTACCTGCTGATGCTCTCGCCGGATGCGGCAGTAATCGATGAGCAATGGCTGGACGAGTTGGTCAACCATGCTCAACGTCCGGAAGTCGGTGTTGTCGGGGGCAAGCTCCTGGCCGCGGATGGCACGATCCGCCATGCGGGCCTGATCCTCGGCCTGGAAGGGCCGGTTGGTCGCCCGTTCGTGGGGGAATCCCTGAATGCACCCGGCTACCTGCAGCGCCTGCAAGTCGACCAGGACTACAGCGCGGTGAGCCGCGAATGCCTGATGATCGGTCGTGAGCTCTACGACGCCCTGGGTGGCGTGGCAGACGATCTACCGGAGCGCTACGTTGACGCGGACATCTGTCTGCGCGCCCGGCAAGCCGGCTACCTGACTGTCTGGGCGGCCAACGCGAAATTGCTGTTCGAAGCGGACGAGGCCCCCATCGCTTCCCAGGACGAGCAGGATGCGCTCTATGCCAGGTGGCTGCCATTGCTGGCTCGCGACCCGGCGTATAACCCCAACCTTTCGCTGGCCATGCCCGGCGGCTTCAAGCTGGCCGACACCGCGTTGTCCTGGCGCCCGCTGTCGTCGTGGAAGCCTTTGCCGACGGTGTTGGCTCATCCGGCGGACCAGTTCGGCTGTGGTCACTATCGCGTGATGCAGCCGTTTGCCGCATTGCAGCAATCCGGGAAAGTGGATGGCGCGCTCTCGATGGGGCTCATGCATGTGACTGACCTGGAACGTTATGCTCCGGACAGCATCATCCTGCAGCGGCAGATCGGTGACGAACGACTGGAAGCAATGCGCCGGATGAAAGCGTTCTCCAGTGCCTTCAAGGTCTATGAGCTGGACGACTACCTGCTCAACCTGCCATTGAAAAGCGCACACCGGCAGCACATGCCCAAGGACATCCTCAAGTCCCTGAAACGAGGCCTCGGCTTCGTCGATCGCTTCGTGGTTTCCACCGAGTGCCTCGCCGAGGCCTTCGCAGGTATGCACGAAGACATCCGCGTAGTGCATAACCGTTTGCCCACCGGCTGGTGGCAGGGTCTGCAGGGGCAACGTCGCGCTTCTTCCAGGCCTCGCGTGGGCTGGGCGGGCGGCTCGAGTCACACGGGCGACCTGGAACTGATCGAGGACGTCGTCAAGGAACTGGCGAACGAAGTGGAATGGGTCTTCTTCGGCATGTGTCCGGAATCGATACGTCCCTACGTCCACGAGTTCCATCCGGGGGTGGCCATCGACCAGTATCCAGCGGCGCTTGCCCGCCTCAATCTTGACCTGGCGCTGGCTCCGGTAGAGCTGAACCTGTTCAACGAGTGCAAGAGCAACCTGCGTCTGCTGGAGTATGGCGCCTGTGGGTTCCCGGTGATTTGCAGCGATATCCGCTGCTACCAGGGCGACCTGCCGGTGACTCGGGTGAAGAACCGCTTCAAGGACTGGGTGGATGCGATCCGCATGCATCTTTCCGATCTCGACGCCACAGCCCGGATGGGTGACGAGCTGCAGGCACTGGTGCGCCGGGACTGGATGCTGGAGGGGGGCAATCTCGAACTCTGGCTCAAGGCGTGGACGCCGGACTGA
- a CDS encoding flagellin has product MALTVNTNIASLNTQRNLNTSSRALDTSLQRLSTGSRINSAKDDAAGLQIANRLSSQINGLGVAVKNSNDGISMAQTAEGALQQSTSILQRMRDLALQSSNGSNSTEERKALNDEVTELKKELDRISNTTTFGGRKLLDGTFGTTTFQVGSAANETISVKIDEMSTESLEATFSSGSVTSGSVATAPASASGAIAISVTMAGGQARTFSATYASGATAAEQVQALATVINDANIGVGAFVNDSGDIDLVSSLTSGSAEGNIQNLTFASGASVAAAETAAGAGTNLAISSVTDDNQVKDIDLTEVKSSQEAVIIIDQAIQSIDAQRASLGAVQNRFENTISNLQNIGENVSAARGRIQDTDFAAETANLTKNQILQQAGTSILAQANQLPQAVLSLLG; this is encoded by the coding sequence ATGGCTTTGACCGTCAACACGAACATCGCTTCCCTCAACACCCAGCGCAACCTGAATACCTCCTCCCGTGCGCTGGATACTTCCCTGCAACGTCTGTCCACCGGTTCCCGTATCAACAGCGCCAAGGACGACGCCGCCGGTCTGCAGATCGCCAACCGTCTGAGCAGCCAGATCAACGGCCTGGGCGTTGCGGTGAAGAACTCCAACGACGGCATCTCCATGGCGCAGACCGCTGAAGGCGCCCTGCAGCAGTCCACCAGCATCCTGCAGCGTATGCGTGACCTGGCCCTGCAATCGTCCAACGGTTCGAACAGCACCGAGGAACGCAAGGCTCTGAACGACGAAGTGACCGAGCTGAAGAAAGAGCTGGATCGTATTTCCAACACCACCACCTTCGGTGGTCGCAAGCTCCTCGACGGCACCTTCGGCACCACCACCTTCCAGGTGGGCAGCGCCGCCAACGAAACCATCAGCGTCAAGATCGACGAGATGAGCACGGAGTCCCTGGAAGCTACCTTCAGTTCCGGTTCCGTCACTTCCGGCTCCGTTGCCACCGCTCCGGCCAGTGCTTCCGGCGCCATCGCCATCTCCGTCACCATGGCCGGCGGCCAGGCTCGTACCTTCAGCGCCACCTACGCCAGCGGTGCCACCGCTGCCGAGCAGGTGCAGGCCCTGGCTACCGTCATCAACGACGCCAACATCGGCGTAGGTGCCTTCGTCAACGACTCGGGCGACATCGACCTGGTTTCGTCGCTGACCTCCGGCTCCGCCGAAGGCAACATCCAGAACCTGACCTTCGCTTCGGGCGCCAGCGTCGCAGCTGCCGAAACCGCTGCCGGTGCCGGTACTAACCTGGCCATCTCCTCCGTGACCGATGACAACCAGGTGAAGGACATCGACCTGACCGAGGTGAAGTCTTCCCAGGAAGCCGTGATCATCATCGACCAGGCCATCCAGTCCATTGATGCCCAGCGCGCCAGCCTCGGTGCTGTGCAGAACCGCTTCGAGAACACCATCTCGAACCTGCAGAACATCGGCGAGAACGTGTCGGCCGCCCGCGGTCGTATCCAGGACACCGACTTCGCCGCAGAAACCGCTAACCTGACCAAGAACCAGATCCTGCAGCAAGCAGGTACCTCGATCCTGGCCCAGGCCAACCAGCTGCCGCAGGCGGTCCTCAGCCTCCTGGGCTAA